In the genome of Leptospira licerasiae serovar Varillal str. VAR 010, one region contains:
- the fliH gene encoding flagellar assembly protein FliH has translation MAKLVFKPIQIADMQDQVELQIPDKYKKFHRDEDAEEFEVDQEGNIIEQYQGPSIEEIEAELNRYKEETEENIKTMLEDSRRKSEEIEEEGRKKAFQMIQDSKEKIKLEEDSGKAKAEQILERAKMEAERMIKEAEMKTAEIEHEAYLKGFEAGREVGFRKGQGEVRRLIDRLGTIVGKAIDIRAELIQASEKQMVEMILIIARKIIKDEIIERKEIVLNNIREALKRIKDRDRVDIRVNFADLEITTAHKDELIKLMESLRKVNIYEDSRVDRGGVIIETDVGAIDARISTQLKEIEEAIRNAEPI, from the coding sequence ATGGCAAAACTAGTCTTCAAACCTATCCAAATCGCGGACATGCAGGATCAGGTAGAGCTGCAAATTCCGGACAAATATAAAAAATTCCATAGGGACGAAGACGCCGAAGAGTTCGAAGTCGACCAAGAAGGAAATATTATAGAGCAATACCAAGGTCCTTCTATCGAAGAGATCGAGGCAGAGCTAAACCGTTACAAAGAAGAAACGGAAGAAAATATCAAAACAATGCTCGAGGACTCCCGCCGCAAATCGGAGGAGATCGAGGAAGAAGGTCGTAAAAAAGCCTTCCAAATGATCCAGGATTCCAAAGAGAAGATCAAACTCGAAGAGGATTCAGGAAAAGCCAAAGCGGAACAGATCTTGGAAAGAGCCAAGATGGAAGCCGAAAGAATGATCAAAGAAGCCGAGATGAAAACGGCAGAGATCGAACACGAGGCTTACTTAAAAGGATTCGAAGCAGGAAGAGAGGTCGGTTTCAGAAAAGGACAAGGAGAAGTCCGACGCCTAATCGACCGTCTTGGGACCATCGTAGGTAAAGCGATCGATATCCGTGCGGAACTCATCCAAGCATCCGAAAAACAGATGGTGGAGATGATCCTGATCATCGCTCGTAAGATCATCAAAGACGAGATCATTGAACGTAAAGAAATCGTACTCAATAATATTAGAGAAGCCCTGAAACGTATCAAGGACAGGGACCGTGTGGATATCCGAGTCAACTTTGCGGACTTGGAGATAACCACAGCTCACAAAGACGAACTTATCAAACTCATGGAGTCACTTCGCAAGGTCAATATCTACGAAGACTCTCGCGTCGACAGAGGCGGGGTCATTATCGAAACGGATGTTGGTGCTATCGATGCAAGGATCTCCACCCAGCTCAAAGAAATCGAAGAAGCAATTCGAAATGCGGAGCCGATCTAA
- a CDS encoding FliG C-terminal domain-containing protein → MSILSGKRNRAGQLLRILGEHLPPEVFRKLGPQDTSKLLESFHKSGKIEAKQERELLGSFLEGLSSVPKEGIDRDTLALIQELETILKEDLVTEPEWSEELKSYTKEELSKIVAGESPDRIGLVFCYADPDTSARVLEEFPEETQEEILLSIRNLDLSSAGLMDSLERFLRFKKEVLKSPQSGVPTRDKGGKRAAELLGKLDPQDSQKLFSRIREKSQSFAENINKHFFRMEDLMDLSREALNKFMADLHPIVTATAFKGTEPETKQVLLERLDPSLASSIRLEEDSMGPVSLAEIETAQNGLLEIFKESVESGRIKFRRKN, encoded by the coding sequence ATGAGTATCCTGTCCGGAAAAAGAAACCGGGCGGGACAGCTCCTCCGAATCCTGGGGGAGCATCTTCCCCCGGAAGTGTTTCGTAAGCTTGGGCCTCAGGACACATCGAAACTTTTAGAAAGTTTTCACAAGTCCGGCAAGATAGAAGCAAAACAAGAAAGAGAACTTTTAGGTTCCTTTTTAGAAGGACTCTCAAGCGTCCCAAAAGAAGGAATCGATCGAGACACCTTGGCTTTAATCCAAGAACTCGAAACCATCTTAAAAGAAGATTTGGTTACCGAGCCAGAATGGTCCGAGGAACTCAAATCTTATACCAAGGAAGAACTTTCCAAGATCGTAGCGGGAGAATCCCCAGACAGGATAGGGCTCGTATTCTGCTATGCGGATCCGGATACTTCCGCCAGAGTATTGGAGGAATTCCCTGAAGAGACCCAAGAGGAGATCTTACTTTCCATCCGGAATTTGGACCTTTCTTCTGCAGGGCTTATGGACTCTTTGGAGAGGTTTTTGCGCTTCAAGAAAGAAGTTCTAAAATCCCCTCAATCTGGAGTTCCTACCAGGGACAAGGGCGGGAAGAGAGCCGCGGAACTTTTGGGCAAATTGGACCCGCAAGATTCCCAGAAATTATTCTCCAGGATACGCGAAAAGAGCCAGTCGTTTGCCGAAAATATAAATAAGCATTTCTTCCGAATGGAAGACCTGATGGATCTTAGTCGAGAAGCCTTAAACAAGTTTATGGCCGATCTCCATCCGATCGTGACCGCGACCGCTTTTAAGGGCACTGAACCGGAAACGAAACAGGTCTTACTGGAAAGGCTGGATCCATCTCTTGCCTCCTCCATCCGTTTGGAAGAAGATTCGATGGGACCGGTTTCTCTCGCAGAGATTGAAACCGCTCAGAACGGACTACTTGAAATTTTTAAGGAATCCGTAGAATCAGGAAGAATCAAGTTCCGGAGAAAGAACTAA
- the fliF gene encoding flagellar basal-body MS-ring/collar protein FliF: MPEQLQKILNNIKEFFNSLDTTKKLILGGVAITVVVALGLLTTVSSQKNKVILFQNLTAKDFAEVTKKLDSMGYSYSTGDTSIVSVDPEQRQEIITKLAQENLIPAGVQGWELFNVEKFTETQFDKDIKKYRALKGAIEQSLMTLRPVDKAFVNIAIPEDELFNSNASPVKASVILHFIPGVEGISKKEVKGIVNLVSRAVPKLKPENVVVADADGKIISDFEEDLEKERLELRVVQEKLRIQEEQRIQRLIDVRNTLRWFLGGEDRVDITRFEYMLNWDKESYKDNQVSPVIERPDDPNTPYSELKIVDGYSLKVSSKETSEQFTGRGFTPDGPAGTEPNLPPGYKDTDYQKADYKKTENINNFEFNRRVSEVQKQPWKIEKVNLSVVVDGQWTKKENADGTGYDRTYIPVSDDDIRTIRKNLEAAVGIDKARGDQISVISIAKDRTAQFAAEDEELRKQKAIRQMVIASLVIVLFLILTILIYRAIKKEIARRRRLREEELAAMQQMMREAALRVMDDGSAEVELSLDEKLRRELLENAINLAREKPEEVAQLLRTWLSEEEAT, from the coding sequence ATGCCCGAGCAATTGCAAAAGATTCTGAACAATATCAAGGAGTTCTTCAACTCTTTAGATACTACAAAGAAACTGATTTTAGGTGGAGTGGCGATCACTGTGGTCGTTGCCTTAGGGCTTCTGACAACCGTTTCGTCTCAAAAGAATAAGGTTATTCTCTTCCAAAACCTAACTGCGAAGGATTTCGCAGAGGTTACTAAAAAATTGGACTCTATGGGTTATTCGTATAGCACCGGAGACACGAGCATCGTAAGCGTGGATCCCGAACAAAGGCAAGAAATTATTACTAAACTTGCCCAAGAGAACCTGATTCCTGCAGGTGTCCAAGGCTGGGAACTATTCAACGTGGAAAAATTCACGGAAACCCAGTTCGACAAGGATATCAAAAAATACAGGGCCTTAAAAGGAGCCATCGAACAATCTTTGATGACCCTAAGACCTGTAGACAAGGCATTCGTAAACATCGCAATACCGGAAGATGAACTGTTCAACTCGAATGCTTCTCCAGTAAAAGCCTCGGTCATTTTGCATTTTATCCCTGGAGTCGAAGGGATTTCCAAAAAAGAAGTGAAAGGTATCGTAAACTTGGTTTCCAGGGCGGTGCCTAAACTCAAACCGGAAAACGTAGTAGTCGCGGATGCAGACGGCAAGATCATCTCCGACTTCGAAGAAGACTTAGAAAAAGAAAGATTAGAGCTTAGAGTTGTCCAAGAAAAATTAAGGATCCAAGAAGAACAAAGGATCCAAAGACTCATCGACGTACGAAACACTCTTCGTTGGTTCTTAGGCGGAGAAGACAGAGTGGACATCACTCGTTTCGAATACATGTTGAATTGGGACAAGGAGTCCTATAAAGACAACCAAGTTTCCCCAGTAATCGAAAGACCGGATGATCCGAATACTCCTTACTCTGAATTGAAGATCGTAGACGGTTATAGTTTGAAAGTTTCTTCCAAAGAAACCAGCGAACAATTTACCGGTAGAGGCTTTACTCCGGACGGCCCTGCAGGAACAGAGCCTAATCTTCCTCCCGGTTATAAAGACACCGACTATCAAAAAGCAGATTATAAAAAAACTGAGAATATTAATAACTTCGAATTCAACAGAAGAGTAAGCGAAGTCCAAAAACAACCTTGGAAGATCGAAAAAGTAAACCTTTCCGTGGTAGTTGACGGTCAATGGACCAAAAAAGAGAACGCAGACGGAACAGGATACGACAGAACTTATATCCCAGTTTCGGATGACGATATCCGGACCATTCGCAAAAACTTAGAAGCAGCAGTAGGTATAGACAAAGCAAGAGGAGACCAAATCTCCGTAATCAGCATCGCTAAAGACCGCACCGCTCAATTCGCTGCAGAAGACGAAGAATTAAGAAAACAGAAAGCGATCCGCCAAATGGTCATTGCATCCTTGGTCATCGTATTATTCTTAATACTCACTATCCTCATCTACAGAGCGATCAAAAAAGAGATCGCAAGACGCCGCAGACTACGCGAAGAAGAACTCGCAGCAATGCAGCAGATGATGAGAGAAGCAGCACTTCGAGTCATGGACGACGGAAGTGCAGAAGTCGAACTCTCTCTGGACGAAAAACTCAGAAGAGAACTTCTCGAAAACGCAATCAACCTGGCCAGGGAAAAACCGGAAGAAGTGGCACAACTTCTACGCACCTGGCTATCTGAAGAGGAAGCAACCTAA